One genomic segment of Culturomica massiliensis includes these proteins:
- the topB gene encoding type IA DNA topoisomerase has product MKTIIAEKPSVAREIARIVGATKREEGYFEGGGYAVTWAFGHLVQLAMPDGYGVRGFVRDNLPIIPDTFTLVPRQVRTEKGYKPDSGVVSQIKVIKRLFDTSEHIIVATDAGREGELIFRYLYHYTGCTTPFVRLWISSLTDKAIREGLRKLEDGSKYDNLYLAAKARSESDWLVGINGTQALSIAAGHGTYSVGRVQTPTLAMVCERYWENRRFTSEAFWQLHIATDGCDGEVVKFSSSEKWKEKEPAMELYNKVKAAGCATVTKAERKEKTEETPLLYDLTTLQKEANAKHGFTAEQTLEIAQKLYEKKLITYPRTGSRYIPEDVFAEIPKLLAFIGTQPEWKDKVRAKAAPTRRSVDDGKVTDHHALLVTGEKPLFLSKEDNTIYQMIAGRMVEAFSEKCVKDVTTVTAECAGVEFTVKGSVVKQTGWRAVYGEEKEEITIPGWQEGDTLTPKGSSITEGKTKPKPLHTEATLLSAMETAGKEIEDDALRQAMKDCGIGTPATRASIIETLFKRGYMERCKKSLVPTEKGLALNSVVKTMRIADVAMTGEWEKELARIERGELSDDTFRKEIEAYTREITSELISCDKLFGSRDSGCACPKCGTGRMRFYGKVVRCDNTECGLPVFRLKAGRTLSDDEIKDLLTEGHTKLLKGFKSKQGKSFDAVVAFDGEYNTTFVFPEAKKDKKFSGRKK; this is encoded by the coding sequence ATGAAGACAATCATTGCAGAAAAGCCCTCCGTGGCACGTGAAATCGCCCGCATCGTGGGCGCGACAAAGAGAGAGGAAGGATATTTCGAGGGAGGCGGTTATGCCGTGACATGGGCATTCGGACACCTCGTTCAGCTTGCCATGCCCGACGGCTACGGCGTGCGCGGATTTGTCCGTGACAACCTCCCGATTATTCCCGACACATTCACGCTCGTCCCCCGTCAGGTCAGGACGGAGAAAGGTTACAAGCCCGACAGCGGCGTGGTGTCGCAGATAAAAGTCATCAAAAGACTGTTCGACACAAGCGAACATATCATCGTGGCGACCGATGCCGGACGCGAGGGAGAGCTTATCTTCCGCTACCTCTACCACTATACGGGTTGCACCACTCCTTTCGTGCGCCTGTGGATCAGCTCTCTCACCGACAAAGCTATCCGCGAGGGACTGCGGAAACTCGAAGACGGCAGCAAATACGACAACCTCTACCTCGCCGCCAAAGCGCGGAGCGAATCCGACTGGCTCGTGGGCATCAACGGCACACAGGCGTTATCCATCGCCGCCGGACACGGCACGTATTCCGTGGGGCGGGTGCAGACACCAACGTTGGCTATGGTATGTGAACGCTACTGGGAGAACCGCCGCTTTACGTCCGAAGCATTCTGGCAGCTCCATATCGCAACGGACGGTTGCGACGGCGAAGTCGTGAAATTCTCATCCTCCGAGAAATGGAAAGAGAAAGAACCGGCGATGGAACTATATAATAAGGTAAAGGCGGCAGGTTGCGCCACTGTCACGAAAGCCGAGCGCAAGGAGAAGACGGAGGAAACTCCCTTGCTCTACGACCTGACCACGCTCCAGAAAGAAGCCAACGCCAAGCACGGCTTCACGGCGGAACAGACGCTTGAAATCGCGCAGAAACTCTACGAAAAGAAGTTGATAACCTATCCGAGAACGGGAAGCCGCTACATCCCCGAAGACGTGTTTGCCGAAATTCCCAAACTGCTCGCTTTCATCGGCACACAGCCCGAATGGAAAGACAAGGTGCGGGCAAAAGCCGCCCCGACACGCCGCAGCGTGGACGACGGCAAGGTGACAGACCACCATGCCCTGCTCGTCACGGGTGAGAAACCGCTCTTCCTCTCCAAAGAGGACAATACCATCTATCAGATGATTGCCGGGCGCATGGTCGAGGCATTCTCTGAGAAATGCGTCAAGGATGTGACCACTGTCACGGCGGAATGTGCCGGAGTGGAGTTTACCGTAAAAGGCAGCGTCGTGAAGCAAACCGGATGGCGTGCCGTCTATGGCGAGGAAAAAGAGGAAATTACCATCCCCGGCTGGCAGGAAGGCGACACGCTGACACCGAAAGGCTCGTCCATTACCGAAGGAAAGACCAAACCCAAGCCGCTGCATACCGAAGCCACCCTGCTCTCGGCAATGGAAACGGCGGGCAAGGAAATTGAGGACGACGCACTGCGGCAGGCGATGAAGGACTGTGGCATCGGTACTCCCGCCACACGCGCCTCCATCATCGAAACGCTTTTCAAGCGCGGTTACATGGAACGCTGCAAGAAGTCGCTTGTTCCCACCGAAAAAGGACTTGCCCTCAATTCCGTCGTCAAGACGATGCGCATCGCCGATGTTGCCATGACGGGCGAATGGGAAAAGGAGCTGGCGCGTATCGAGCGCGGGGAACTGTCCGACGACACCTTCCGCAAGGAGATAGAGGCGTACACACGTGAGATAACCTCCGAACTGATCTCGTGCGACAAGCTCTTCGGCAGCCGTGACTCCGGCTGCGCGTGTCCCAAGTGTGGCACGGGCAGGATGCGGTTCTACGGCAAGGTGGTACGCTGCGACAACACGGAGTGCGGACTGCCCGTGTTCCGGCTGAAAGCGGGACGCACCCTGTCCGACGATGAAATCAAAGACCTGCTCACCGAAGGGCATACCAAGCTGCTCAAAGGGTTCAAGAGCAAACAGGGCAAGAGTTTCGATGCTGTTGTCGCCTTTGACGGGGAATATAACACGACTTTTGTGTTCCCGGAGGCTAAAAAGGACAAGAAATTTTCAGGACGGAAGAAATAG
- a CDS encoding DUF1896 domain-containing protein has translation MNNKKKNEGQTDFSYYGLYLLDYLRTNKFEQADDTAFIRERADRAAETYERARLEGYPADGAQELAMDTLLRGLHYSRYAILREVVENEFADEVPEEKREAFVLKLLPLVGNVFSVYDLSDDNFALSSDYDLLYTELTGATVLYLDEYGV, from the coding sequence ATGAACAACAAGAAGAAAAACGAGGGTCAGACCGACTTTTCCTATTACGGTCTGTACCTGCTGGACTATCTCCGCACGAACAAGTTTGAACAGGCTGACGACACCGCTTTCATACGGGAACGGGCCGACCGTGCCGCCGAAACGTATGAGAGGGCACGGCTTGAAGGCTATCCCGCCGATGGTGCGCAGGAACTGGCGATGGACACGCTGCTGCGCGGGCTGCATTATTCCCGTTACGCCATCCTCCGCGAAGTCGTGGAAAACGAGTTTGCCGATGAAGTGCCGGAAGAGAAGCGTGAAGCCTTTGTCCTGAAACTGCTGCCGCTTGTCGGCAACGTGTTCTCCGTCTATGACCTCTCGGATGACAATTTCGCCCTGTCTTCCGATTACGACCTGCTCTACACGGAGCTGACGGGAGCAACCGTCCTTTACTTAGACGAATATGGCGTTTAA
- a CDS encoding N-6 DNA methylase has translation MAFNRKQKLRDNIEAIRTAFILDRENRTATTEERAILQRYCGFGGLKCILNPAKELTDAVRWAKSDLELFAPTVELHRLIRENSKDETEYKRFVDSLKASVLTAFYTPKEITDTIADVLADYSVRPARMLEPSAGVGVFVDSMLRHSPNADVMAFEKDLLTGTILRHLYPDQKMRTCGFEKIERPFNNYFDLAVSNIPFGDIAVFDAEFQRSDSFGRRSAQKTIHNYFFLKGLDAVRDGGIVAFITSQGVLNSTKTSVRNELFSQANLVSAIRLPNNLFTDNAGTEVGSDLIVLQKNLSKKEMSQDERLMTVIQTDTKTALTDNAYFIHHPERIVHTMAKLDTDPYGKPAMVYLHEGKAAGIAGDLRRMLDEDFHYRLAMRLYSGSIRQAGTEEKVAVQNKVERPAIKLETVSSAQTVETPTEKPQPADEKPEIEPRPQYSAGVQLTLLDLWGMTEEVSQPKTSKKKKTVKKAVTAKSTPPKPKVTVTPTAPTAKPAMENKEVKAENTAKPADPDDIYATLDWDTNPPINGFYEMMMGLTPERRKELRELARQHNEKQVAEKTEVKAVPETSREQPRQEETQPEAVAAPAVTDTPSEAVGTFLFPDIEAEKPKEEVVDLSPRAYHRTPEMHLREGSLVADRGRHNIGYLKDITPYGATFQPLDLKGYQKEKALLYVSLRDAYERLYRYESLRREANVPWREHLNTCYDEFVMRYGNLNAKQNVKLVMMDAGGRDILSLERMENGKFVKADIFEHPVSFAVESHANVGSPEEALSASLNKYGTVNLDYMREITDSTAEDLLTALQGRIYYNPLVTGYEIKDRFIAGNVIEKAERIEAWMGDNPENERMPEVKQALEALKDAEPQRIAFEDLDFNFGERWIPTGVYAAYMSRLFDTEVKIAYSASMDEFSVVCGYRTMKITDEFLVKGYYRNYDGMHLLKHALHNTCPDMMKSIGKDEHGNDIKMRDSEGIQLANAKIDEIRNGFSEWLEEQSPQFKERLVTMYNRKFNCFVRPRYDGSHQTFPDLNLKGLASRGIKSVYPSQMDCVWMLKQNGGGICDHEVGTGKTLIMCIAAHEMKRLNLAHKPMIIGLKANVAEIAATYQAAYPNARILYASEKDFSTANRVRFFNNIKNNDYDCVIMSHDQFGKIPQSPELQQRILQAELDTVEENLEVLRQQGKNVSRAMLKGLEKRKHNLEAKLEKVEHAIKSRTDDVVDFKQMGIDHIFIDESHQFKNLTFNTRHDRVAGLGNSEGSQKALNMLFAIRTIQERTGKDLGATFLSGTTISNSLTELYLLFKYLRPKELERQDIRCFDAWAAIFAKKTTDFEFNVTNNVVQKERFRYFIKVPELAAFYNEITDYRTAEDVGVDRPAKNEILHHIPPTPEQEDFIQKLMQFAKTGDATLLGRLPLSETEEKAKMLIATDYARKMALDMRMIDPNYEDHPDNKASHCAKMIAEYYQKYDAQKGTQFVFSDLGTYQPGDGWNVYSEIKRKLTEDYGIPPSEVRFIQECKTDKARKAVIDAMNAGTVRVLFGSTSMLGTGVNAQKRCVAIHHLDTPWRPSDLQQRDGRGVRAGNEIAKHFAGNNVDVIIYAVEKSLDSYKFNLLHCKQTFISQLKSGAMGARTIDEGAMDEKSGMNFSEYMALLSGNTDLLDKAKLEKRIASLEGERKSFNKGKRDSEFKLESKTGELRNNTAFIDAMTEDWNRFLSVVQTDKEGNRLNIIKVDGVDSADEKVIGKRLQEIAKNATTGGLYTQVGELYGFPIKVVSERILKEGLEFTDNRFVVEGNYKYTYNNGHLAMADPLAAARNFLNAMERIPSIIDQYKAKNEVLEMEIPQLQEIAGKVWKKEDELKQLKSELAALDRKIQLELAPPTPEVAEKENEGQQLKPEAEDVRNRQAQYPENAPPQIRSPADSIVANHVIIGRPGLYAKEETRSKGLKI, from the coding sequence ATGGCGTTTAACCGCAAACAGAAACTGCGGGACAACATCGAGGCGATACGGACGGCATTCATCCTTGACAGGGAAAATAGGACAGCGACAACCGAAGAGCGTGCCATACTTCAAAGGTACTGCGGTTTCGGCGGTCTGAAATGTATCCTCAACCCTGCAAAGGAACTGACGGATGCCGTCCGGTGGGCGAAATCCGACCTCGAACTGTTCGCCCCGACGGTGGAGCTGCACAGGCTTATCCGTGAGAACAGCAAGGACGAAACAGAGTACAAGCGGTTTGTGGATTCGCTGAAAGCGTCCGTGCTGACCGCTTTCTACACCCCCAAAGAGATAACCGACACCATCGCGGACGTGCTGGCAGATTACAGCGTCCGCCCCGCCCGTATGCTCGAACCGTCGGCAGGTGTCGGCGTGTTCGTGGATTCCATGCTGCGGCACAGCCCCAATGCGGATGTGATGGCTTTCGAGAAGGATCTGCTCACGGGTACAATCTTGAGGCATCTCTATCCCGACCAGAAAATGCGCACCTGCGGTTTTGAGAAAATCGAAAGACCGTTCAACAATTATTTCGACTTGGCGGTGTCCAACATTCCGTTCGGTGACATTGCCGTGTTCGACGCGGAGTTTCAGCGGAGCGACTCTTTCGGCAGACGCTCCGCCCAGAAAACCATCCACAACTATTTCTTTCTCAAAGGACTGGATGCCGTGCGTGACGGCGGTATCGTGGCGTTCATCACCTCGCAAGGGGTATTGAATAGCACCAAGACCTCCGTGCGTAACGAGCTGTTCAGTCAGGCCAATCTGGTATCCGCGATACGCCTGCCCAACAACCTGTTCACGGACAACGCGGGCACGGAGGTGGGCAGTGACCTGATTGTCCTGCAAAAGAACCTCAGCAAGAAGGAAATGTCGCAGGACGAGCGGCTGATGACCGTGATACAGACGGACACGAAAACCGCCCTGACCGACAACGCCTATTTCATCCACCACCCGGAACGCATCGTGCATACGATGGCGAAACTTGACACAGACCCCTACGGGAAGCCCGCTATGGTTTATCTGCACGAGGGCAAGGCAGCAGGCATCGCCGGGGATTTGCGCCGTATGCTCGACGAGGATTTCCATTACAGGCTTGCCATGCGCTTGTATTCGGGTTCAATCCGGCAGGCAGGAACGGAAGAAAAAGTTGCCGTTCAAAATAAAGTAGAGCGTCCTGCCATAAAATTGGAAACAGTATCCTCGGCGCAGACGGTGGAAACTCCGACAGAAAAGCCGCAACCCGCAGATGAAAAGCCGGAGATAGAACCGCGCCCGCAATATTCCGCAGGCGTGCAGCTCACCCTGCTTGACCTCTGGGGGATGACGGAAGAGGTCAGCCAACCGAAAACCTCCAAAAAGAAAAAGACGGTGAAAAAGGCAGTTACGGCAAAGTCCACTCCGCCCAAACCGAAAGTCACGGTTACACCGACAGCTCCAACTGCAAAACCCGCAATGGAGAATAAGGAGGTGAAAGCGGAGAACACCGCCAAGCCTGCCGACCCGGACGACATCTATGCCACACTGGACTGGGATACCAATCCTCCCATCAACGGTTTCTATGAAATGATGATGGGTTTGACGCCGGAGCGTAGGAAAGAACTTCGGGAACTGGCAAGGCAGCATAACGAGAAACAAGTGGCGGAAAAGACGGAAGTGAAAGCCGTGCCGGAAACTTCCCGTGAGCAGCCACGACAGGAGGAAACACAGCCGGAGGCAGTCGCCGCACCTGCCGTTACAGATACCCCATCGGAAGCGGTGGGGACTTTCCTTTTCCCCGACATCGAAGCGGAAAAGCCGAAGGAGGAAGTCGTGGACCTTTCTCCGCGTGCCTACCACCGCACGCCGGAGATGCACCTGCGCGAAGGGTCGCTGGTGGCTGACCGGGGGCGTCATAACATCGGCTACCTGAAAGACATCACGCCATACGGGGCGACATTCCAGCCGCTCGACCTGAAAGGATACCAGAAGGAAAAGGCGTTGTTGTATGTGTCGCTGCGTGACGCCTACGAGCGTCTGTACCGTTATGAATCGCTCCGGCGCGAGGCAAATGTTCCGTGGCGAGAGCATCTGAATACCTGTTACGATGAGTTTGTCATGCGCTACGGCAACCTCAACGCCAAGCAGAACGTGAAGTTAGTGATGATGGATGCGGGCGGGCGCGACATCCTTTCGCTGGAACGGATGGAAAACGGAAAGTTCGTCAAGGCGGACATCTTCGAGCATCCTGTTTCCTTCGCGGTGGAGAGCCATGCCAACGTAGGCTCTCCCGAAGAAGCCCTGTCTGCGTCGCTCAACAAATATGGTACGGTCAATCTCGACTATATGCGGGAGATAACCGACAGCACGGCGGAGGATTTGCTCACTGCCCTGCAAGGGCGCATCTACTACAATCCGCTCGTGACCGGTTACGAAATCAAAGACCGTTTCATCGCCGGAAATGTCATAGAGAAAGCGGAACGCATAGAGGCATGGATGGGTGACAATCCCGAAAATGAGCGTATGCCGGAGGTGAAGCAGGCGTTGGAGGCTCTGAAAGATGCCGAGCCGCAGCGCATCGCCTTCGAGGATCTGGACTTCAATTTCGGGGAACGCTGGATTCCGACGGGTGTCTATGCCGCCTACATGAGCCGGCTGTTCGACACGGAGGTGAAAATCGCCTATTCCGCAAGCATGGACGAGTTTTCGGTGGTGTGCGGCTACCGCACCATGAAAATCACGGACGAGTTTCTGGTGAAGGGGTATTACCGGAACTATGACGGTATGCACCTCCTAAAACACGCCCTGCACAACACCTGCCCTGACATGATGAAGTCCATCGGCAAGGACGAGCATGGCAACGACATCAAGATGCGCGACAGCGAGGGAATACAACTCGCCAACGCCAAGATTGACGAGATACGAAACGGCTTCTCCGAATGGCTCGAAGAGCAGTCGCCGCAGTTCAAGGAGCGGCTTGTGACGATGTATAACCGCAAGTTCAACTGTTTCGTGCGCCCGCGCTACGACGGCTCCCATCAGACCTTTCCCGACCTCAACCTGAAAGGGCTGGCAAGCCGGGGTATCAAGAGCGTCTATCCCTCACAGATGGATTGCGTCTGGATGTTGAAACAGAACGGCGGCGGAATTTGCGACCACGAGGTGGGAACCGGTAAGACGCTGATAATGTGCATCGCCGCGCATGAGATGAAGCGTCTGAATTTGGCACACAAGCCGATGATTATCGGGCTGAAAGCCAACGTTGCGGAGATTGCAGCCACCTATCAGGCGGCATATCCCAACGCACGTATTCTGTACGCTTCGGAGAAGGACTTTTCGACCGCCAACCGTGTGCGCTTCTTCAATAATATAAAGAACAACGACTACGATTGCGTCATCATGTCGCACGACCAGTTCGGCAAGATACCGCAGTCGCCGGAATTGCAGCAGCGCATCCTGCAAGCAGAGCTTGACACGGTGGAGGAAAACCTCGAAGTGCTACGGCAGCAGGGAAAGAACGTGTCGCGGGCGATGCTGAAAGGATTGGAGAAGCGCAAGCACAACCTTGAAGCGAAGCTGGAGAAGGTGGAACACGCCATAAAGTCACGCACGGACGACGTGGTGGATTTCAAGCAGATGGGCATCGACCACATCTTCATAGATGAGAGCCACCAGTTCAAGAATCTGACTTTCAACACGCGCCACGACCGTGTGGCGGGATTGGGAAACAGCGAGGGAAGCCAGAAGGCACTTAACATGCTCTTTGCCATACGCACCATACAGGAGCGCACAGGAAAAGACTTGGGTGCGACCTTCCTCTCCGGCACGACTATCAGCAACTCACTGACTGAATTGTACCTGCTGTTCAAGTACCTGCGCCCGAAGGAGCTGGAACGGCAGGACATAAGGTGTTTCGACGCTTGGGCGGCGATATTTGCCAAGAAGACGACGGATTTTGAATTTAACGTGACGAACAATGTGGTCCAGAAGGAGCGTTTCCGCTACTTCATCAAAGTGCCGGAGCTTGCCGCCTTCTATAATGAAATCACGGACTACCGCACGGCGGAGGATGTGGGCGTTGACCGTCCTGCCAAGAACGAGATACTGCACCATATACCGCCCACGCCGGAACAGGAGGACTTCATACAGAAACTGATGCAGTTCGCCAAGACGGGCGATGCCACCTTGTTGGGCAGGCTGCCGCTTTCGGAAACGGAAGAAAAGGCGAAGATGCTCATCGCCACGGACTATGCCCGGAAAATGGCACTCGACATGCGCATGATAGACCCGAATTACGAAGATCATCCCGACAACAAAGCGAGTCACTGTGCCAAGATGATCGCGGAGTATTATCAAAAATACGACGCCCAGAAAGGCACGCAGTTCGTTTTCTCTGATTTGGGGACATACCAGCCGGGCGACGGGTGGAACGTCTATTCGGAAATCAAGCGCAAACTGACGGAGGACTACGGTATACCGCCAAGCGAGGTGCGCTTCATTCAGGAGTGCAAGACCGACAAGGCGCGGAAGGCGGTGATAGACGCCATGAACGCCGGGACGGTGCGTGTGCTGTTCGGCTCTACCTCTATGCTCGGAACGGGTGTGAACGCCCAGAAACGGTGTGTGGCTATCCATCATCTCGATACGCCGTGGCGACCGTCCGACTTGCAACAGCGTGACGGACGCGGAGTTAGGGCAGGTAATGAGATTGCCAAACATTTCGCCGGGAACAACGTGGATGTAATCATCTACGCGGTGGAGAAGTCACTGGACAGCTACAAGTTCAACCTCCTGCACTGCAAGCAGACTTTCATAAGCCAGCTCAAAAGCGGTGCGATGGGTGCGCGTACCATCGACGAGGGGGCAATGGACGAAAAATCGGGCATGAATTTCTCGGAATACATGGCGTTGCTCTCCGGCAATACCGACCTGTTGGACAAGGCGAAACTGGAAAAGCGGATCGCATCGCTCGAAGGGGAACGCAAGTCGTTCAACAAGGGCAAGCGTGATTCGGAGTTCAAGCTGGAGTCAAAGACCGGCGAGTTGCGCAACAACACGGCTTTCATAGATGCCATGACGGAGGACTGGAACCGCTTCCTGTCGGTGGTGCAGACCGACAAGGAGGGCAACCGCCTTAATATAATAAAGGTGGACGGAGTGGATTCCGCCGATGAGAAGGTCATCGGAAAGCGTTTGCAGGAGATAGCCAAGAATGCCACGACCGGAGGGTTGTACACGCAGGTCGGTGAACTTTACGGTTTTCCGATAAAGGTGGTGAGCGAAAGGATACTCAAAGAGGGATTGGAGTTCACCGACAACCGCTTCGTGGTCGAGGGGAACTACAAGTACACCTACAACAACGGGCATCTGGCGATGGCTGACCCGTTGGCCGCCGCCCGCAACTTCCTCAACGCGATGGAGAGGATACCCTCCATCATCGACCAGTACAAGGCGAAGAACGAGGTGCTGGAGATGGAGATACCGCAGTTACAGGAGATAGCGGGTAAGGTGTGGAAGAAGGAGGACGAGCTGAAGCAGTTGAAGTCCGAACTTGCCGCCCTTGACCGAAAAATTCAGCTGGAGCTTGCGCCACCCACGCCCGAAGTCGCAGAAAAGGAGAATGAAGGGCAACAGCTCAAGCCGGAAGCGGAAGATGTGAGGAACAGGCAGGCGCAATATCCCGAAAATGCACCGCCGCAGATACGCAGTCCGGCGGATAGTATCGTTGCCAACCATGTCATAATCGGGCGTCCGGGACTGTATGCCAAGGAGGAAACCCGGTCCAAAGGATTGAAAATATAA
- the tet(Q) gene encoding tetracycline resistance ribosomal protection protein Tet(Q), translated as MNIINLGILAHIDAGKTSVTENLLFASGATEKCGRVDNGDTITDSMDIEKRRGITVRASTTSIIWNGVKCNIIDTPGHMDFIAEVERTFKMLDGAVLILSAKEGIQAQTKLLFSTLQKLQIPTIIFINKIDRAGVNLERLYMDIKTNLSQDVLFMQTVVDGSVYPVCSQTYIKEEYKEFVCNHDDDILERYLADSEISPADYWNTIIALVAKAKVYPVLHGSAMFNIGINELLDAISSFILPPASVSNRLSAYLYKIEHDPKGHKRSFLKIIDGSLRLRDVVRINDSEKFIKIKNLKTIYQGREINVDEVGANDIAIVEDIEDFRIGDYLGAKPCLIQGLSHQHPALKSSVRPNKPEERSKVISALNTLWIEDPSLSFSINSYSDELEISLYGLTQKEIIQTLLEERFSVKVHFDEIKTIYKERPIKKVNKIIQIEVPPNPYWATIGLTLEPLPLGAGLQIESDISYGYLNHSFQNAVFEGIRMSCQSGLHGWEVTDLKVTFTQAEYYSPVSTPADFRQLTPYVFRLALQQSGVDILEPMLCFELQIPQVASSKAITDLQKLMSEIEDISCNNEWCHIKGKVPLNTSKDYASEVSSYTKGLGIFMVKPCGYQITKDGYSDNIRMNEKDKLLFMFQKSMSLK; from the coding sequence ATGAATATTATAAATTTAGGAATTCTTGCTCACATTGATGCAGGAAAAACTTCCGTAACCGAGAATCTGCTGTTTGCCAGTGGAGCAACGGAAAAGTGCGGCCGTGTGGATAATGGTGACACCATAACGGACTCTATGGATATAGAGAAACGTAGAGGAATTACTGTCCGGGCTTCTACGACATCTATTATCTGGAATGGAGTGAAATGCAATATCATTGACACTCCGGGACACATGGATTTTATTGCGGAAGTGGAGCGGACATTCAAAATGCTTGATGGAGCAGTCCTCATCTTATCCGCAAAGGAAGGCATACAAGCGCAGACAAAGTTGCTGTTCAGTACTTTACAAAAGCTGCAAATCCCGACAATTATATTTATCAATAAGATTGACCGTGCCGGTGTGAATTTGGAGCGTTTGTATATGGATATAAAAACAAATCTGTCGCAAGATGTCCTGTTTATGCAAACTGTTGTCGATGGATCGGTTTATCCGGTTTGCTCCCAAACATATATAAAGGAAGAATACAAAGAATTTGTATGCAACCATGACGACGATATATTAGAACGATATTTGGCGGATAGCGAAATTTCACCGGCTGATTATTGGAATACGATAATCGCTCTTGTGGCAAAAGCCAAAGTCTATCCGGTGCTACATGGATCAGCAATGTTCAATATCGGTATCAATGAGTTGTTGGACGCCATTTCTTCTTTTATACTTCCTCCGGCATCAGTCTCAAACAGACTTTCAGCTTATCTCTATAAGATAGAGCATGACCCCAAAGGGCATAAAAGAAGTTTTCTTAAAATAATTGACGGAAGTCTGAGACTTCGAGACGTTGTAAGAATCAACGATTCGGAAAAATTCATCAAGATTAAAAATCTAAAGACTATTTATCAGGGCAGAGAGATAAATGTTGATGAAGTGGGTGCCAATGATATCGCGATTGTAGAAGATATAGAAGATTTTCGAATCGGAGATTATTTAGGTGCTAAACCTTGTTTGATTCAAGGATTATCTCATCAGCATCCCGCTCTCAAATCCTCCGTCCGGCCAAATAAGCCCGAAGAGAGAAGCAAGGTGATATCCGCTCTGAATACATTGTGGATTGAAGACCCGTCTTTGTCCTTTTCCATAAACTCATATAGTGATGAATTGGAAATCTCGTTATATGGTTTGACCCAAAAGGAAATCATACAGACATTGCTGGAAGAACGATTTTCCGTAAAGGTCCATTTTGATGAGATCAAGACTATCTACAAAGAACGACCTATAAAAAAGGTCAATAAGATTATTCAGATCGAAGTACCACCCAACCCTTACTGGGCCACAATAGGGCTGACTCTTGAACCCTTACCGTTAGGGGCAGGGTTGCAAATCGAAAGTGACATCTCCTATGGTTATCTGAACCATTCTTTTCAAAATGCCGTTTTTGAAGGGATTCGTATGTCTTGCCAATCTGGTTTACATGGATGGGAAGTGACAGATCTGAAAGTAACTTTTACTCAAGCCGAGTATTATAGCCCGGTAAGTACACCTGCTGATTTCAGACAGCTGACCCCTTATGTCTTCAGGCTGGCTTTGCAACAGTCAGGTGTGGACATTCTCGAACCGATGCTCTGTTTTGAGTTGCAGATACCCCAAGTAGCGAGTTCCAAAGCTATTACAGATTTGCAAAAACTGATGTCTGAGATTGAAGACATCAGTTGTAATAATGAGTGGTGTCATATTAAAGGGAAAGTTCCATTAAATACAAGTAAAGACTATGCCTCAGAAGTAAGTTCGTACACTAAGGGCTTAGGCATTTTTATGGTTAAGCCATGTGGGTATCAAATAACAAAAGACGGTTATTCTGATAATATCCGCATGAACGAAAAAGATAAACTTTTATTCATGTTCCAAAAATCAATGTCATTAAAATAA